From Solanum lycopersicum chromosome 4, SLM_r2.1:
ggggtgtgagcaATTAAGTCTAATACCTCAACAACGAGTATTACTTAACATAAAGAAAGCTTATCTAGTCAAAATTAGGAGAGTGGTTGCTAATAGCGAAAGGTTAACATATATCcatttaattagtaataataaCGAACATTAGTTAATTTCGTGATGTAAAACGATAGATTGATAAAGAAAGACATAGAATGTACAACTATAGTCTAGTCATTCATTCCATAAATGATGTTGGATTACTCACACCCTTATGCTCTAATGTGTCACTCTTAGTAATTATAAGatgaatttgattttgaaatctTATGGAAACTTGATAGATGTTGATGAAAGAGAATAGAaggaatattttatttaactcCATCAAATGTAATTGTTGTGTctagaaaagaaaatatctaGCTAACCAATAgcaaatttttgtaattttgaaaataaacctaaaaaaagACATAAGTACCCTACAATATCTATTTTACAACTAGACTAATAGAACTCCCTAGATACAAACCAATTCTTTGTTTCACTCAACTTGACTTACAAATTTTCTTGAAGACAAAAGGTGATTATATTTTTCCATCAAAGTAATTTACATCTTGGCTTCTAATACCtatatatttatagaaattcTTCTAACACGTATCCATCTATTCTAATACATGTAGCACAATttaattcaaaacttttttccTATTCCCTAGTTCATGAATGAAAACATACATGAACTAGGTAAATGCATGTATCAACactaacttttttctttttccaaccACAAGGTTCGTTTTTCAAGAACCTCCTTGAATTTTCACGTCGGGTTCCAAAAAGAAATCTTATACTCTTTCTGTCCCTTTTTACTCGTtcaattttgactttttatttatctttttttacttatcatttttgacaaataaaaaaaaatatgtttaactattataccctcaattttatttatagtgtgtcaagtcaaatagacaaataaatacGAACAAACAGAGTACATATCTTCATCATTCTTTGATAATCCAAAAGGAAACATCTTCTTAGAAGATGGAACAAAAACTAGGGAGATAGATATTgtgttctatatatatatatatatctccttCCTGAGTATCCAACAATTTGAGATTATAGATGGCAAAAGTCCTAggtcaaaatgacacaaaaaaaatttcataaaaatgacATTATATTGTAATCTCTATATACATAATACATCTAGGAAAGAAAGCTCAAGTTTACTTGTACTATATAAAAAGTAGCACATAAAAACCTGATTCTTGCAAACATATAGTATTTAGAGTCGGTAAACCCAGAATGAACGTCATCTATGTAGAAAATGTTTGCATACATACTATACATCGTTCTAGCTTGAAGCAATGAGTTCAGTTGAACTCACAAAAACGATTCTAAACTTGCCTTTGCTTTAAACTTCACTTATTTATTAAGTGAAGGAAAAGGGGTTGGTGCAAAATTGGTCCTCTTGACGAATCTTCCTTTCATTCGAGGCCTTTTTTCAGCGTTCAATTTCCTAACCTCGTATCTTATTTTCTTGGAAAACAACCTTGTTCGTCGCTTTTCCTTGTACCTTAATACTCTTGCTTCTCTTCCTTCATCCACTACTCCTCCTCCATGTCCATTCATTATTGCTATGTCTCCATATGAGTGAATTTTCCCACAATTTCCCTGCAAATTTTAGGTCAATTCATTAACAATTGGCTCATCTAGTATATCATCATagtttatttctatatttacaAGTTGCTATACTGAAATGttgttatagaaaataaaacataatacatCAAAAGTTGGCTCCAAATTTTTTTCGaatattataatgaaatgttgttatttattttttattattattattattattattatatagaaatgtCTTATTGTGCTAAAAACTATTCTTTTCACATGATTCCCCAAATACTTCCAACAATGAAACCTTTTTCTAATATCTAGATATTATAACTTCCAATTTCAAATACCTTATACAAAAAGGTATATTCTCTTATCTTACATGTTACTAATTGAACTAATTAAATGTAATTACTAAATAAtctaacatatataaaatacttTAATACTATCAGTATatctaaaaattctaaaattttgataatatatGCTAAAGTAAACTTACCATGCACACTGGCCAACAGTCATTGAAATCTACTTCGGGCCGCACGCCCGTTGTCCACGGAAATCTTTTGTCACCCCAAGATTTTAAAACACTTTCATAATCAAGATTTAACataatcttattattatttttcccaCTATCATAATTTATCTCCAAAAATTCAACCTTTTTGTTATCTTCATCTAAGTTATTAATAACTTGTGAATCATAATCAAACTTGAGCTCAAATGTCTCACCAACCATATCAAATTCTGAATAATCAACTTGATTATTAGTACTAATCATATTCACAAATCCCACTTCTCCTTCATCTTCAACCTTCACTAATTTCTCAtcatgtttttccaaaaaaccTAAACCTTCCATGTAATTAAATGACTCTTCATCATCAAGTCCTTTCCCTAATAAACTTACCACATCCGCGGCAAATTCTGCTAGCTCCATCTCTGATGGAGCTAGCAGACCTTGAAACGTATTCATATCTTGATTAAAATCAACTTTATTAGAAGAATATTCGTTACCATAATTA
This genomic window contains:
- the LOC101255581 gene encoding zinc finger protein CONSTANS-LIKE 16, with translation MSSEKKLANAMGAKTARACDNCIRKRARWYCAADDAFLCQSCDSSVHSANPLARRHERVRLKTSSFKSSDDFPNLESTVSGLGSGSGSGSDSIPSWHCGFTRKARTPRYGNKHAKRVKSTEEEEEEEEMKNPIQLVVPEILSDENSHDENEEEQLLYRVPIFDPFMADGSNYGNEYSSNKVDFNQDMNTFQGLLAPSEMELAEFAADVVSLLGKGLDDEESFNYMEGLGFLEKHDEKLVKVEDEGEVGFVNMISTNNQVDYSEFDMVGETFELKFDYDSQVINNLDEDNKKVEFLEINYDSGKNNNKIMLNLDYESVLKSWGDKRFPWTTGVRPEVDFNDCWPVCMGNCGKIHSYGDIAIMNGHGGGVVDEGREARVLRYKEKRRTRLFSKKIRYEVRKLNAEKRPRMKGRFVKRTNFAPTPFPSLNK